The Frondihabitans australicus genome includes a region encoding these proteins:
- a CDS encoding dipeptide ABC transporter ATP-binding protein, whose translation MNGSTLDGGPTKGVVVDGLSVSFGGAAVVQGVSFTLAPGECVALVGESGSGKSVTARALLGLTGGQVSASALSLDGRSLLGLRERAWRRIRGPRVGLVLQDALVSLDPLRPIGREIDDALRLHTRLSPAERRARVIEVLEEVGMPSPAERRGQRSGELSGGLRQRALIAAALALRPDVIIADEPTTALDAAVQRQVTDRLGVLRDEGAAVLAISHDLGAVRRLADRVVVMRAGRVVETGPTEVVLDSPREEYTRALVAALPAGKARGTRLSVAGTVHGSGRHGESPPESNGFAAPDPHREPILTAQSLTRRFGERVAVDDVSLDLRRGETLGLVGASGSGKTTTARLLLGLETPDAGSVTLDGAPWNPLRERDRRPRRSRLGAVYQDALSSFDPRLTVGRTLVDALTAGATLRMGTHRDEVTRLLDEVGLPPEVADRSPATLSGGQRQRVAIARALAPSPAVLICDEPVSSLDVTVQAQVLDLLDELQERLGLAYLFISHDLDVIRHQSDRVAVMHEGRIVEEGATERVFTAPAHPYTKGLLAAASSPRG comes from the coding sequence GTGAACGGCTCGACGCTCGACGGCGGCCCGACGAAGGGCGTCGTCGTCGACGGACTCTCCGTGTCGTTCGGCGGCGCCGCCGTGGTGCAGGGCGTGTCGTTCACGCTGGCCCCCGGCGAGTGCGTGGCCCTCGTCGGCGAGTCCGGCTCAGGCAAGAGCGTCACCGCCCGCGCCCTGCTCGGCCTGACCGGCGGTCAGGTGTCCGCGTCGGCCCTCTCGCTCGACGGGCGGTCGCTGCTCGGGCTGCGCGAGCGCGCTTGGCGCCGGATTCGAGGCCCGCGCGTCGGGCTGGTGCTGCAGGACGCCCTCGTCTCGCTCGATCCTCTGCGCCCGATCGGACGGGAGATCGACGACGCCCTCCGGCTGCACACGCGCCTCTCCCCCGCCGAGCGCCGCGCCCGCGTGATCGAGGTGCTCGAGGAGGTCGGCATGCCGTCGCCTGCCGAACGCCGCGGGCAGCGGTCGGGCGAGCTCTCCGGCGGCCTCCGCCAGCGCGCCCTCATCGCGGCGGCCCTCGCGCTCCGACCCGACGTGATCATCGCCGACGAGCCGACGACCGCGCTCGACGCCGCCGTGCAGCGCCAGGTCACCGACCGCCTCGGCGTTCTCCGCGACGAGGGGGCCGCCGTGCTCGCCATCAGCCACGACCTCGGCGCCGTGCGCCGCCTCGCCGACCGCGTCGTGGTGATGCGCGCGGGGCGCGTCGTCGAGACGGGGCCGACCGAGGTGGTGCTCGACTCGCCGCGCGAGGAGTACACACGCGCCCTCGTCGCCGCGCTGCCGGCGGGGAAGGCGCGCGGCACGCGCCTGTCGGTCGCCGGGACCGTCCACGGATCGGGTCGACACGGCGAGTCGCCGCCCGAATCGAACGGATTCGCCGCCCCCGACCCCCACCGTGAACCGATCCTGACGGCACAGTCTCTGACGAGACGGTTCGGCGAGAGGGTGGCCGTCGACGACGTGTCGCTCGACCTCCGCCGCGGCGAGACGCTCGGGCTGGTGGGCGCGTCGGGCTCGGGCAAGACGACGACGGCGCGGCTCCTGCTCGGGCTGGAGACCCCGGACGCAGGATCGGTGACTCTCGACGGCGCCCCGTGGAACCCCCTCCGGGAGCGCGACCGCCGACCCCGCCGCAGTCGCCTCGGCGCCGTCTACCAGGACGCCCTGAGCTCGTTCGACCCGCGCCTGACGGTCGGCCGGACCCTCGTCGACGCGCTCACGGCGGGCGCGACCCTGCGGATGGGCACGCATCGCGACGAGGTGACGCGGCTTCTGGACGAGGTGGGGCTGCCGCCCGAGGTAGCGGACCGCTCCCCGGCGACGCTCTCGGGCGGGCAGCGGCAGCGCGTGGCGATCGCCCGCGCACTCGCACCGTCGCCGGCCGTGCTGATCTGCGACGAGCCGGTGTCGTCGCTCGACGTGACCGTCCAGGCGCAGGTGCTCGACCTGCTCGACGAGCTGCAGGAGCGCCTCGGCCTCGCCTACCTGTTTATCTCGCACGACCTCGACGTGATCCGGCACCAGAGCGACCGCGTCGCGGTGATGCACGAGGGCAGGATCGTGGAGGAGGGTGCGACCGAGCGGGTGTTCACTGCTCCTGCGCACCCCTACACGAAGGGGCTGCTCGCCGCGGCGAGCAGCCCCCGGGGCTGA
- a CDS encoding ABC transporter permease yields the protein MTFIPETALERHGEAASAPAGPRRGGSRRRWPLTVAETVAAVLLLLVVVAAVFPGLLAPRDPLAIAPADAFQPPSPAHPFGTDDSGRDLYTRVVHGAGASLLIGLAATAIGTALGLVLGIAAGAGSRVTDVAVGRLLEVLFALPGLLLALVIIAFTGPGPLPATVAVGLATAPGYARIFRTQIRRVRSSEMVEAARVLGRSPVRLLTRHVLPNALAPVVVLATLGVGQAVVWASSLSYLGLGSPPPAPEWGAMLEAGRTYLQVAWWMTVFPGLAIVITAASTTVLGRGLTRRGRR from the coding sequence ATGACCTTCATTCCGGAGACCGCCCTCGAGCGGCACGGCGAGGCCGCCTCGGCTCCTGCTGGCCCCAGGAGGGGCGGGTCACGTCGTCGCTGGCCCCTCACGGTCGCCGAGACGGTCGCCGCCGTGCTCCTGCTGCTCGTCGTCGTGGCGGCGGTCTTCCCGGGGCTGCTGGCGCCGCGCGACCCGCTCGCCATCGCGCCCGCCGACGCCTTCCAGCCCCCGTCGCCCGCGCACCCGTTCGGCACCGACGACTCGGGGCGCGACCTCTACACCCGCGTGGTGCACGGCGCCGGAGCCTCGCTGCTCATCGGTCTCGCAGCGACGGCGATCGGCACGGCCCTGGGCCTCGTGCTCGGGATCGCCGCCGGGGCGGGGTCTCGCGTGACGGACGTCGCCGTGGGGAGGCTGCTGGAGGTGCTGTTCGCTCTCCCCGGGCTCCTGCTCGCGCTCGTCATCATCGCGTTCACGGGGCCGGGCCCGCTGCCCGCGACCGTCGCCGTGGGGCTCGCGACGGCACCCGGGTACGCGCGGATCTTCCGCACGCAGATCCGCCGCGTGCGGTCGTCCGAGATGGTCGAGGCGGCGCGGGTGCTGGGGCGGTCGCCCGTTCGGCTTCTGACCCGGCACGTGCTGCCGAATGCCCTCGCACCCGTGGTCGTGCTCGCGACGCTCGGCGTCGGACAGGCCGTGGTCTGGGCGTCGTCGCTGAGCTACCTGGGCCTCGGCTCGCCGCCGCCGGCGCCGGAGTGGGGCGCCATGCTCGAGGCGGGGCGCACCTACCTGCAGGTCGCCTGGTGGATGACAGTGTTCCCGGGGCTGGCCATCGTGATCACGGCCGCGTCGACGACGGTGCTCGGGCGCGGGCTGACGAGACGGGGTCGACGGTGA
- a CDS encoding ArsR/SmtB family transcription factor produces MTESMPPHARQLDAGALRALAHPLRVELFEELSVRGCATASQLAERLGESSGSTSYHLRQLERHGLVREVEERGTNRERWWERTPGSIGVSYFDYDDAAGRTAARMVGREWERARAALLDDFHSNPDLVGRDWYEASSISTSNVTATVDELHELGRAWLEFLATHVDPLRNRDDVVGARRVQVHFNAFPLLDRDAADQALLARDAAAASNVTPTPDPTDSEQAES; encoded by the coding sequence ATGACCGAGAGCATGCCCCCGCACGCACGCCAGCTCGATGCCGGCGCCCTCCGTGCACTGGCCCACCCGCTGCGCGTCGAGCTCTTCGAAGAGCTGTCGGTGCGCGGCTGTGCCACGGCGAGCCAGCTCGCCGAGCGGCTGGGGGAGTCGAGCGGCTCCACCAGCTACCACCTGCGCCAGCTCGAACGGCACGGCCTCGTCCGCGAGGTCGAGGAGCGCGGCACGAATCGCGAGCGCTGGTGGGAGCGCACTCCCGGCTCGATCGGCGTGTCGTACTTCGACTACGACGACGCCGCCGGCCGCACGGCCGCCCGCATGGTCGGCCGCGAGTGGGAGCGCGCCCGCGCTGCGCTCCTGGACGACTTCCACTCCAATCCCGACCTCGTCGGGCGCGACTGGTACGAGGCGTCCAGCATCTCGACGTCGAACGTCACCGCGACCGTCGACGAGCTGCACGAGCTCGGCCGGGCATGGCTCGAGTTCCTCGCCACACACGTCGACCCCCTGCGCAACCGCGACGACGTCGTCGGCGCGCGCCGTGTCCAGGTCCACTTCAACGCGTTCCCGCTCCTCGATCGCGACGCGGCCGACCAGGCGCTCCTCGCGCGCGACGCGGCCGCGGCCTCGAACGTCACCCCGACCCCCGACCCCACCGACTCAGAACAGGCAGAATCATGA
- the proP gene encoding glycine betaine/L-proline transporter ProP codes for MTTSDVTVVEESLLKRAVAAAALGNGMEWFDFGVFAYLTTTLAKVFYPSLNPTLSVILTFATFTAAFIVRPIGGAVFGPLGDRIGRQKVLAVTMIMMAAGTFAIGFLPDFHTIGVWSPMLLLIARLVQGFSTGGEYGGAATFIAEYSPDRRRGFMGSWLEFGTLGGYVLGASLVTVLQFAMPEDTLLSWGWRIPFLIAGPLGIVGLYLRLKLEETPAFQKQQEEAASREAVKTPVLRLFAENWRALLICIGLVLVFNVTDYMLLSYMPTYLTTTLGRDATNGLVLIIVVMVLMMAVISLGGRLSDRFGRRPVLFAGCLGFLFLSWPALKLVQTDSTVLVFVGLLLLGLVLVTFTSTMPSTLPALFPTIIRYGALAIAFNVSVSLFGGTTPLVTESLVAWAHDSGFAWANDIPAFYLMIAAVIGLVSVWFTKETANAPLLGSLPAVASEEEAREIVAAYADESSELAHEDWAVEFAQSGPIDIVRPSSPPMPDGVVEVSGPAAR; via the coding sequence CTGACCACCTCCGACGTGACCGTGGTCGAAGAATCCCTGCTCAAGAGGGCCGTCGCCGCGGCCGCCCTCGGAAACGGCATGGAGTGGTTCGACTTCGGCGTCTTCGCCTACCTCACGACCACGCTCGCGAAGGTCTTCTATCCCTCGCTCAACCCGACTCTCAGCGTGATCCTCACCTTCGCGACCTTCACGGCCGCGTTCATCGTGCGCCCGATCGGCGGGGCCGTGTTCGGCCCGCTCGGCGACCGCATCGGCCGCCAGAAGGTCCTCGCCGTCACGATGATCATGATGGCGGCCGGCACCTTCGCCATCGGGTTCCTTCCCGACTTCCACACGATCGGCGTGTGGTCGCCGATGCTGCTGCTGATTGCGCGCCTCGTGCAGGGGTTCTCGACCGGCGGCGAGTACGGCGGTGCCGCCACCTTCATCGCCGAGTACTCGCCCGACCGCCGCCGCGGGTTTATGGGCTCCTGGCTCGAGTTCGGCACCCTCGGCGGCTACGTCCTCGGCGCCTCGCTGGTGACCGTGCTGCAGTTCGCCATGCCGGAAGACACGCTGCTGTCGTGGGGCTGGCGCATCCCGTTCCTCATCGCGGGCCCGCTCGGCATCGTCGGGCTCTACCTGCGCCTCAAGCTCGAGGAGACCCCGGCGTTCCAGAAGCAGCAGGAGGAGGCGGCGTCGCGCGAGGCCGTCAAGACCCCCGTGCTGCGTCTCTTCGCCGAAAACTGGCGCGCACTCCTCATCTGCATCGGCCTCGTGCTCGTCTTCAACGTGACCGATTACATGCTGCTGTCGTACATGCCGACCTACCTCACCACGACGCTCGGGCGCGACGCCACGAACGGCCTCGTGCTGATCATCGTCGTCATGGTGCTGATGATGGCCGTCATCTCGCTGGGCGGCCGCCTGTCCGACCGCTTCGGCCGCCGCCCGGTGCTGTTCGCGGGCTGCCTCGGATTCCTGTTCCTCTCGTGGCCGGCCCTGAAGCTGGTGCAGACGGACTCGACGGTGCTCGTGTTCGTGGGGCTGCTGCTCCTGGGCCTCGTGCTCGTCACGTTCACCTCGACGATGCCCTCGACGCTGCCGGCGCTGTTCCCGACGATCATCCGCTACGGCGCGCTCGCGATCGCGTTCAACGTGTCGGTGTCGCTGTTCGGCGGAACGACGCCGCTGGTCACGGAGTCGCTGGTCGCCTGGGCGCACGACTCCGGATTCGCATGGGCGAACGACATCCCGGCGTTCTACCTGATGATCGCGGCCGTCATCGGCCTCGTGTCGGTGTGGTTCACGAAAGAAACGGCGAACGCCCCGCTGCTCGGCTCGCTGCCCGCGGTGGCCAGCGAGGAGGAGGCGCGCGAGATCGTCGCGGCCTACGCCGACGAGTCGAGCGAGCTCGCCCACGAGGACTGGGCGGTCGAGTTCGCGCAGTCCGGCCCGATCGACATCGTGCGGCCGTCGAGCCCGCCGATGCCCGACGGCGTGGTCGAGGTCTCCGGCCCCGCCGCCCGCTAG
- a CDS encoding ABC transporter permease, which translates to MRAAARFVGVRLAGAVVVLWAVATLIFFAIRLVPGDPAQAILGGPGSDASKASLDLVRREYGLDKPLVVQYAVQLGRLATGDLGTSYSLKQSVASVLAAQVPPTLELAALSLIVAWLLAAGLAWWSSRSGRVAGAVGNALEVIASAVPHFLLASILIVVFSTQLNLLPPVSTGTAAGLVLPVVTLAIPVAGFLGQVTRDSLLDASAAPFALSARARGESANGVFARHLLRHAALPGLALSGWAFGSLLSGAVVVESVFARPGLGRTLLAAVTVRDVPLVTGVALVSALAYVVVVVLGDVAERALDPRGRAA; encoded by the coding sequence GTGAGGGCAGCGGCGCGCTTCGTCGGCGTGCGCCTCGCGGGCGCCGTCGTCGTGCTCTGGGCTGTCGCGACGCTGATCTTCTTCGCGATCCGGCTCGTGCCCGGCGACCCCGCCCAGGCGATCCTCGGCGGCCCCGGGTCCGATGCGTCGAAGGCGTCGCTCGACCTGGTGCGCCGCGAGTACGGCCTCGACAAGCCCCTCGTCGTCCAGTACGCGGTGCAGCTCGGCCGTCTGGCCACGGGCGACCTCGGCACGTCGTACTCGCTGAAGCAGAGCGTCGCGAGCGTCCTGGCGGCGCAGGTGCCGCCGACCCTCGAGCTCGCCGCGCTCTCGCTGATCGTCGCCTGGCTCCTCGCCGCCGGCCTCGCCTGGTGGTCGTCGCGCAGCGGCCGGGTCGCAGGAGCAGTCGGAAACGCCCTCGAGGTGATCGCCTCGGCCGTGCCGCACTTCCTGCTCGCGAGCATCCTCATCGTCGTCTTCTCGACGCAGCTGAACCTCCTGCCGCCGGTCTCGACGGGCACCGCCGCCGGCTTGGTGCTGCCCGTGGTCACCCTGGCAATTCCGGTGGCGGGGTTCCTCGGCCAGGTGACCCGCGACTCCCTGCTCGACGCCTCCGCCGCCCCGTTCGCGCTCTCGGCCCGCGCCCGCGGGGAGAGCGCGAACGGCGTCTTCGCCCGGCATCTCCTGCGCCATGCCGCCCTGCCCGGTCTCGCCCTCTCGGGCTGGGCATTCGGCTCGCTGCTCTCGGGCGCCGTCGTCGTCGAGTCGGTGTTCGCGAGGCCGGGCCTCGGCCGCACCCTCCTCGCCGCCGTCACGGTGCGCGACGTGCCGCTCGTGACCGGTGTCGCGCTCGTCTCGGCGCTCGCCTACGTGGTGGTCGTCGTCCTCGGCGACGTCGCCGAGCGGGCGCTCGACCCGAGGGGGCGGGCGGCATGA
- a CDS encoding ABC transporter substrate-binding protein, with product MRTRLLPLVALAAASALVLAGCTSGGGTATDDASATPVRGGTLTYATGDAEPTCLDPHVGGNYPQALVASQYLEELVSKDSHGDIIPWLATSWKQSDDGLSWTFTLKKGVKFTDGTPFDAAAVVANMNAVQDPKTLSSTGYLALGKVKKTVAVDTDTVRFELSQPDSDLLDSLTQPWLAIESPTALKRPMATNCVSPVGTGPFEVTKWVKQSAITMVRNPHYTSPVQDAAHTGEAYLSKIVWRFIPDSASRYAALQSGDVQVTDNAQPDELVAAAKGQTIKAIDAPRPGASDRIELNSSQAPFDDERVRQAFITGVDVNAGIKTLFFGTAKRSYSLLSSVEQDSYSDKALFTVNTAKAEKLLDAAGWSQKNSQGYRVKDGKQLTVRFPVSTNQSIPAERALFEQIQEQAKKLGFDVEISQLDLSSWYTALAKHQYELVDAPYTKVGPGVLDILYDSSGITPAPSGYFANNAQVDIPSLDATLRKAGQESDPSTRQDLYDQAQKTILEGYYVLPLYDQQNHFLYRTTVHGLRAFPSVSTPSLYDVWLSK from the coding sequence ATGCGCACCCGCCTCCTGCCCCTCGTCGCTCTCGCGGCGGCCTCCGCCCTCGTCCTCGCGGGCTGCACCTCGGGCGGTGGCACGGCGACCGACGACGCGTCGGCGACGCCCGTCCGTGGCGGCACTCTCACCTATGCCACCGGCGACGCCGAGCCCACCTGCCTCGACCCGCACGTCGGCGGCAACTACCCGCAGGCCCTCGTCGCCTCGCAGTACCTCGAAGAGCTCGTCTCGAAGGACAGTCACGGCGACATCATCCCGTGGCTCGCGACGTCCTGGAAGCAGTCCGACGACGGCCTGAGCTGGACCTTCACGCTCAAGAAGGGCGTGAAGTTCACCGACGGCACGCCCTTCGACGCCGCGGCCGTGGTCGCGAACATGAACGCGGTGCAGGATCCCAAGACCCTCTCGTCGACGGGCTACCTCGCGCTCGGCAAGGTGAAGAAGACCGTCGCCGTCGATACCGACACCGTGCGCTTCGAGCTGAGCCAGCCCGACAGCGACCTGCTCGACTCGCTCACCCAGCCCTGGCTCGCGATCGAGTCGCCGACCGCCCTGAAGCGGCCGATGGCCACGAACTGCGTCTCGCCCGTGGGCACCGGCCCGTTCGAGGTGACGAAGTGGGTGAAGCAGTCGGCGATCACGATGGTGCGGAACCCGCACTACACCTCCCCCGTCCAGGACGCCGCGCACACCGGCGAGGCCTACCTGTCGAAGATCGTCTGGCGCTTCATCCCCGACTCGGCGTCGCGGTACGCGGCCCTGCAGTCGGGCGACGTGCAGGTCACCGACAACGCGCAGCCCGACGAGCTCGTCGCCGCGGCCAAGGGCCAGACGATCAAGGCGATCGACGCTCCGCGCCCCGGCGCCTCCGACCGCATCGAGCTGAACTCGTCACAGGCCCCGTTCGACGACGAGCGGGTGAGGCAGGCCTTCATCACCGGCGTCGACGTCAACGCCGGCATCAAGACCCTGTTCTTCGGCACGGCGAAGCGCTCGTACTCGCTGCTGTCGAGCGTCGAGCAGGACTCCTACAGCGACAAGGCCCTGTTCACGGTGAACACCGCCAAGGCCGAGAAGCTGCTCGACGCCGCCGGTTGGTCGCAGAAGAACTCGCAGGGCTACCGCGTGAAGGACGGAAAGCAGCTCACCGTCCGCTTCCCGGTCTCGACGAATCAGTCGATCCCCGCCGAGCGCGCCCTGTTCGAGCAGATCCAGGAGCAGGCGAAGAAGCTCGGCTTCGACGTCGAGATCAGCCAGCTCGACCTCTCGAGCTGGTACACGGCCCTCGCGAAGCACCAGTATGAGCTGGTCGACGCGCCCTACACGAAGGTCGGCCCGGGCGTGCTCGACATCCTGTACGACTCGTCCGGCATCACCCCTGCGCCCAGCGGCTACTTCGCCAACAACGCCCAGGTCGACATCCCGTCGCTCGACGCCACCCTGCGGAAGGCCGGTCAGGAGTCCGACCCGTCGACCCGCCAAGACCTCTACGACCAGGCGCAGAAGACGATCCTCGAGGGCTACTACGTGCTGCCGCTCTACGACCAGCAGAACCACTTCCTCTACCGCACGACGGTCCACGGCCTGCGCGCCTTCCCGTCGGTGTCGACGCCGTCGCTCTACGACGTGTGGCTGTCGAAGTGA
- a CDS encoding methyltransferase domain-containing protein: MTTHDERYSHGHHESVLRSHTWRTVENSAAYLAPHLAPGLSLLDVGSGPGTITVDFAARLGDGRVVGIDRSAEIVAQATALAEAQEQTNVEFLEADVYALPFDDDTFDIVHAHQVLQHLGDPVAALREMRRVTKKGGLVAVRDVDYRGTLWAPANPGLEKWLDVYERNARANGGEPDAGRHLRSWVLQAGFTDVTATATAWCFASDAERTWWGDSWAARTLESQFYGDVIEHGIATAADLQEVAAGWIAWRDAPDGWLSMLHAEILATA, from the coding sequence ATGACGACCCACGACGAGCGCTACAGCCACGGCCACCACGAGAGCGTCCTGCGGAGCCACACCTGGCGCACCGTCGAGAACTCGGCGGCGTACCTCGCCCCGCACCTCGCGCCCGGCCTCTCGCTGCTCGACGTGGGCTCCGGCCCCGGCACGATCACGGTCGACTTCGCCGCGCGACTGGGCGACGGCCGGGTCGTCGGCATCGACCGCTCCGCCGAGATCGTCGCCCAGGCCACCGCGCTGGCCGAGGCGCAGGAGCAGACGAACGTCGAATTCCTCGAAGCCGACGTGTACGCCCTCCCCTTCGACGACGACACCTTCGACATCGTGCACGCGCACCAGGTGCTGCAGCACCTCGGCGACCCGGTGGCGGCGCTGCGCGAGATGCGTCGCGTGACGAAGAAGGGCGGCCTCGTCGCGGTGCGCGACGTGGACTACCGCGGGACCCTCTGGGCTCCTGCGAACCCGGGCCTCGAGAAATGGCTCGACGTCTACGAGCGCAACGCGCGTGCCAACGGCGGCGAGCCCGACGCGGGCCGCCACCTGCGCTCGTGGGTGCTGCAGGCGGGCTTCACCGACGTGACCGCGACCGCGACGGCGTGGTGCTTCGCGAGCGACGCCGAGCGCACCTGGTGGGGCGACAGCTGGGCCGCACGCACCCTCGAGTCGCAGTTCTACGGCGACGTCATCGAGCACGGCATCGCGACCGCCGCCGACCTGCAGGAGGTCGCCGCGGGCTGGATCGCCTGGCGCGATGCGCCCGACGGCTGGCTCTCGATGTTGCACGCCGAGATCCTCGCGACCGCCTGA
- the valS gene encoding valine--tRNA ligase translates to MTRPMPDRPALEGLEAVWGPQWETDGTYLFDRTASTRENTFSIDTPPPTASGSLHIGHVFSYTHTDVKARFERMRGKSVFYPMGWDDNGLPTERRVQNFYGVRCDPSLPYDPDFTPPFEGGDNKSSKAADQVPISRRNFVELCERLTVEDEKQFEDVWRKLGLSVDWTQTYRTIGDDSQAIAQKAFLRNLARGEAYQADAPTLWDITFRTAVAQAELEDKDMPGAYHTLAFHRPGEGAGAGEDILIKTTRPELLPACVALVAHPDDERYQPLFGTTVTTPVFGVEVPVLAHHLAQKDKGSGIAMICTFGDTTDVVWWRELDLPNRSVIGFDGRFVSEAPSAIDSEAGIAAYAELAGKTVFSAKAAMVDLLRESGELIGDIEKITHPVKFFEKGDKPLEIVSTRQWYIVNGARDEELRSTLLKRGEEVAFHPDFMRVRYENWVKGLSGDWLISRQRFFGVPIPVWYPLDSDGNPVFDQPIVPSEASLPVDPSSDTAPGYDESQRGVPGGFQGEVDVMDTWATSSLTPQLAGKWEQDPELFDLVFPYSLRPQGQDIIRTWLFSTMLRAQLEGDTVPWRNASISGFIVDPDRKKMSKSKGNVVTPAAMLDDHGSDAVRYWAASSRLGTDAAFDPQNPKQIKVGRRLAIKVLNAAKFVYSFPQPAGAATATEPLDRDLLANLAVVIETATDALENYDHAKALETTEKFFWTFCDDYLELVKERAYGAGAEGSTSTDAQASAVSTLRTTIDALLRLLAPYLPFATEEVWSWTHDTSVHRAAWPTTGELWALEAPSGLLQLVGEALISVRRAKTDAKASQKTPVTSAVVVAPAASLSLLESAAADLAAVGRIQALTFASGDELAVTDIVLAEQPAEA, encoded by the coding sequence ATGACTCGACCCATGCCCGACCGCCCCGCCCTCGAGGGCCTCGAGGCCGTCTGGGGCCCGCAGTGGGAGACCGACGGCACCTACCTGTTCGATCGCACCGCGTCGACCCGCGAGAACACCTTCTCGATCGACACCCCGCCGCCCACCGCCTCCGGCTCCCTCCACATCGGCCACGTGTTCAGCTACACGCACACCGATGTGAAGGCGCGATTCGAGCGCATGCGCGGCAAGAGCGTCTTCTACCCGATGGGCTGGGACGACAACGGCCTCCCCACCGAGCGTCGCGTGCAGAACTTCTACGGCGTCCGCTGCGACCCGTCCCTCCCCTACGACCCCGACTTCACGCCGCCGTTCGAGGGCGGCGACAACAAGTCGTCCAAGGCCGCCGACCAGGTGCCGATCTCACGGCGCAACTTCGTCGAGCTCTGCGAGCGCCTGACGGTGGAAGACGAGAAGCAGTTCGAAGACGTGTGGCGGAAGCTCGGCCTCTCGGTCGACTGGACCCAGACCTACCGCACCATTGGCGACGACTCGCAGGCCATCGCGCAGAAGGCCTTCCTCCGCAACCTCGCCCGCGGCGAGGCGTACCAGGCCGACGCCCCGACGCTGTGGGACATCACGTTCCGCACCGCCGTGGCCCAGGCCGAACTCGAAGACAAGGACATGCCGGGCGCTTACCACACGCTCGCGTTCCACCGTCCGGGCGAGGGCGCAGGAGCAGGGGAAGACATCCTCATCAAGACGACGCGCCCCGAGCTCCTGCCTGCCTGCGTGGCCCTCGTCGCCCACCCCGACGACGAGCGCTACCAGCCCCTCTTCGGCACCACCGTGACCACCCCGGTCTTCGGCGTCGAGGTGCCCGTGCTGGCGCACCACCTCGCCCAGAAGGACAAGGGCTCTGGGATCGCCATGATCTGCACGTTCGGCGACACGACCGACGTGGTGTGGTGGCGCGAGCTCGACCTGCCGAACCGCTCGGTGATCGGCTTCGACGGCCGCTTCGTGAGCGAGGCGCCGTCGGCGATCGACTCCGAGGCGGGCATCGCCGCGTACGCCGAGCTCGCCGGCAAGACCGTGTTCAGCGCGAAGGCCGCGATGGTCGACCTGCTGCGCGAGTCGGGCGAGCTGATCGGCGACATCGAGAAGATCACCCACCCGGTGAAGTTCTTCGAGAAGGGCGACAAGCCGCTCGAGATCGTGTCGACGCGCCAGTGGTACATCGTGAACGGCGCCCGCGACGAGGAGCTCCGCTCGACGCTGCTCAAGCGCGGCGAAGAGGTGGCGTTCCACCCCGACTTCATGCGCGTGCGCTACGAGAACTGGGTCAAGGGCCTCTCGGGCGACTGGCTCATCTCTCGCCAGCGCTTCTTCGGCGTGCCGATCCCGGTCTGGTACCCGCTCGACTCCGACGGCAACCCGGTGTTCGACCAGCCGATCGTGCCGTCCGAGGCGTCCCTGCCCGTCGACCCGTCGAGCGACACCGCACCCGGCTACGACGAGTCCCAGCGCGGCGTGCCCGGCGGCTTCCAGGGCGAGGTCGACGTGATGGACACCTGGGCCACCTCGTCGCTCACCCCGCAGCTGGCCGGGAAGTGGGAGCAGGACCCCGAGCTCTTCGACCTCGTGTTCCCCTACTCGCTGCGTCCCCAGGGCCAGGACATCATCCGCACCTGGCTCTTCTCGACGATGCTGCGCGCGCAGCTCGAGGGCGACACCGTGCCGTGGCGGAACGCCTCGATCTCGGGCTTCATCGTCGACCCCGACCGCAAGAAGATGTCGAAGTCGAAGGGCAACGTCGTGACTCCCGCGGCCATGCTCGACGACCACGGCTCCGACGCGGTGCGCTACTGGGCGGCCTCGTCGCGCCTCGGCACCGACGCGGCGTTCGACCCGCAGAACCCGAAGCAGATCAAGGTGGGTCGCCGCCTCGCGATCAAGGTGCTCAACGCCGCGAAGTTCGTCTACTCGTTCCCGCAGCCCGCGGGCGCGGCGACGGCGACCGAGCCGCTCGACCGCGACCTGCTGGCGAACCTCGCTGTGGTGATCGAGACGGCGACCGACGCCCTCGAGAACTACGACCACGCGAAGGCGCTCGAGACGACCGAGAAGTTCTTCTGGACCTTCTGCGACGACTACCTCGAGCTCGTCAAAGAGCGGGCCTATGGCGCAGGAGCAGAGGGCAGCACCTCGACCGACGCCCAGGCCTCCGCGGTCTCCACGCTGCGCACGACGATCGACGCACTGCTGCGGCTCCTGGCGCCCTACCTGCCCTTCGCCACCGAAGAGGTGTGGTCGTGGACCCACGACACGTCGGTGCACCGCGCGGCGTGGCCGACGACCGGCGAGCTCTGGGCGCTCGAGGCTCCGTCGGGTCTCCTGCAGCTCGTGGGCGAGGCGCTCATCTCGGTGCGGCGCGCGAAGACCGACGCGAAGGCCTCGCAGAAGACGCCGGTGACCTCGGCCGTGGTCGTGGCTCCCGCCGCGTCGCTGTCGCTGCTGGAGTCGGCCGCCGCCGACCTCGCCGCGGTGGGACGCATCCAGGCGCTCACGTTCGCCTCGGGCGACGAGCTCGCCGTGACCGACATCGTGCTGGCCGAGCAGCCGGCCGAGGCGTAG